ATAAACAAGGACAGGAGATATATCAATCCTCTATGCATCAGATAACATGCAAACTAATTGATCCATTTTTCTCATCCGAATTACGAACATTCCTTATGTCATGAACACAGACATGATATTGGGGTGCTGTTGCAGATCTAAATCTGACTGCAACGGCTGAGATTATACCCATATAACCTGATCCGGGTAATGCCGGCGTAGGGAGTCGTTTTCCTATATTTGCCTGTGCATTATCCGCCTAGATTCAGGGAGGATAACAGAATGGATTTGGAAGTAACCAAAGCAATCACAGATTCCTGGTTTTTAAGACTACAGAATAATCTTTGTTTCGATGTGGCAATTGTAGGAACAGGGCCGTCAGGGCTTATTGCCGCACTAAAAATTGCAGAAGCAGGCTTTAAAGTCTCTATGTTTGAGAGCAAACTTGCTCCGGGCGGCGGTATGTGGGGCGGAGCCATGCTGTTTTCATCAGTTGCGATTCAGAATGAAGCTGTATATATTTTGGATGAACTTGAGATTCCCTATGAACGATACAACGATAATCTCGTCATATGCGACAGTGTTCTGGCAACCTCTGCCCTGATATATAGGGCAGCAAAGAGAGGTGTCCTAATTCACAACGGTATGAGCGTAGAAGATGTGGTATTTAAGGACAATAGAGTGTCAGGAGTTGTTGTGAACTGGGGTCCTGTTGTAAGAGAAGGACTTCATGTAGACCCTCTTTCATTCAGAGCAAAGATTGTGGTAGATGCAACTGGACATCCCTGCATGATTTCAGAAACAGTTGCAAAAAAGAATAATGTCACTCTCAATACGCCGACTGGAAAAGTCTGTGGCGAGCGTTCTCTAAATGCCGCTGAGGGTGAGACAGAAACAGTGCTAAATACCAAAGAGATTTATCCGGGGCTCTATGTCTGCGGTATGGCAGCAAACGGAGTATTTGGATCCCCGCGTATGGGACCAATATTTGGAGGAATGCTTCTTTCAGGAGAAAAAGTTGCGAAACAGATTATTGAAGAGTTAAAATGACAAAAAATGATTTCGGGCTCTACCTGATAATCACAAAACCTTTTTTTCCCTATAAAAAAATCGCCGAAACTGCGGTTAAGTATAATGTGAAATATCTCCAGTTGAGAGAAAAAGAATTAAGCGACAGAGATATTCTGCAGGCTGCTGGTGAAATCATGAGTGTAACAAACGGAACTGAAACTCGGTTTGTGCTGAATGACAGGGCCGACCTTGCATATCTCTGTGGTGCGGACTGCCTTCATCTGGGCCAGGAAGATATCAGCATAACAGATGCAAAAAAGATATGCGGCGAAAAGGTTAGTGAATTTGGACTCTCGACCCATAATCTGAAACAGGTAAAAGAGGCCGTAAGGCTAAAACCTGATTATATCGGATTTGGACCGGTATTTCAGACCCCCACTAAGAAAATACCCGACCCCGTCACCGGAACAGAAATCATCGCTGAGGCAGTAGAATTGGCCGGAGATATTCCGGTCGTTGCAATCGGAGGCATCAATGGAGAAAATCTCACCAGTGTTCTGGATGCAGGTGCAAAAAACGTGTGCATGGTCAGATATTTTATGGACAGCGTTCATTTTGAGACGAGAGTAGAAAAGACGGTTGACATCCTGAAAAATTACGACAGATAATTCGAAAAAAACAGTGCTGCGAGAGGGATCCGAACCCCCGATCTCGGGATTATGAGTCCCGCGCCCTAACCAGCTAGGCCACCGCAGCAAATATGCATTACAAGAATGCTGTATCCTGATATATAGATTACGAAATGCCGGATCAATACATATGTCAGGTTATACGGGATTTCTCCCTGTGATCGATGTCTCCCAAACCCAAAAGGGTAATACCTCACCAATGAAACGTATCTGACAAGCATGCCCCGACCAAAAATACTCTTAACGAATGATGACGGAATCAACTCCGGGGGTCTTTGGGCCGCGTATGACGCCCTATCACTATTCGCTGATGTTACGGTCGTCGCGCCGGCAACCCAGCAAAGTGCAGTAGGCAGATCGATCTCCATCTTCGAACCGATCAGGATGAATGAGTTAACGATGCATGGA
This region of Methanocorpusculum sp. genomic DNA includes:
- a CDS encoding sulfide-dependent adenosine diphosphate thiazole synthase, translating into MDLEVTKAITDSWFLRLQNNLCFDVAIVGTGPSGLIAALKIAEAGFKVSMFESKLAPGGGMWGGAMLFSSVAIQNEAVYILDELEIPYERYNDNLVICDSVLATSALIYRAAKRGVLIHNGMSVEDVVFKDNRVSGVVVNWGPVVREGLHVDPLSFRAKIVVDATGHPCMISETVAKKNNVTLNTPTGKVCGERSLNAAEGETETVLNTKEIYPGLYVCGMAANGVFGSPRMGPIFGGMLLSGEKVAKQIIEELK
- the thiE gene encoding thiamine phosphate synthase, translating into MTKNDFGLYLIITKPFFPYKKIAETAVKYNVKYLQLREKELSDRDILQAAGEIMSVTNGTETRFVLNDRADLAYLCGADCLHLGQEDISITDAKKICGEKVSEFGLSTHNLKQVKEAVRLKPDYIGFGPVFQTPTKKIPDPVTGTEIIAEAVELAGDIPVVAIGGINGENLTSVLDAGAKNVCMVRYFMDSVHFETRVEKTVDILKNYDR